A stretch of DNA from Plasmodium brasilianum strain Bolivian I chromosome 3, whole genome shotgun sequence:
cctaaaaaaaagaaaaaagaaattttatctTTACTAGAAATActcctaaaaaaaaaaaaaaacatatcatattaaattaaatataaaataataataaatataattaataatgattttatttaataattaaaatatatcaaaatatcATCTCCTATATAACTCATTCTTTTTTGaaagatataaattaaattaaatgatcattattatgaagaaatagatatatatataggataacagaacataatatattaatgtattatttattattcgtATGCGTTATagaaagtaaatatatattctttagtgagaattatacattaataataatatttggattttattataataattctatCAACTCAATATAATAGACattcatatttttgaaagaaataatataaatttttgtaatctAAAGTCcgttaaaaaatgtattctagtataaaaatttattatcatttaaattttaatttaataaaaatgaaaagtattTCTTCTAAGGATACATAGTAAAACAAATTGTATATCgttatcatatatacataactcattttatattaacacgctaattaaattattcaatttcattttcatcttaaatatattgtttaaatataaatatgtatataattaaatttactttattataaatatcttGGGTCGTAAGCTCAAAcatatatcttatatattattataatttcttcctatagtaattataattattaataatttattttattatttttcacatTAGTGAGTATTGAATTTTtgacaatatataaaaatggatgaaaaatatcatatattattaaatataataaatgaatttgaattatatttttataaataaaatataatttttttataaatgttcaatataaaaaattccatttattatgtaattaaaaaatattataacacCTATTATACTATTCTTTAGgaaattttaatgtttttttttttacatgtaacaaaaatgaaaatgtaatatacaaagatcgaaaaataaaaatttttatgcatatatatatatatatataattatatttttagttctaaatttattgtaacataattattttaagaatgtaaaaattcactatttttaaaaagtcatatgttaaaaacaatttttattttgatatcTAACATAAGaacattttcttaaaatttaatactaagtaaaatgaatttaaCTGCAAGTAATATATCTAgtgcaaaaatattttttcattacatacatattaaaataataattaaaatttcttttattatacaaaacaatttatttatgtccattattatttcatttattttggcactaattagtaataattcaattaagatataataataaatattaaaaaaaagaaaagaatcgTTACATAATCAATCacatattttcttaaatataagTTTTGAGGTGGAATATTTTCAGTCAGAATGTATCAGTATCACTGTTTACAAAACATTATGGTacttttgtatattattcttattaatttatttgataatccattaaatattttttacgaaTTTTCaggatataataaattaatattttaatgtaaactaataaataaattctttttagaATGAAtgattttttctataaaatatttttgttacattttattattttgaagataatgtaaatattggTATAAtgagaattatttttttgttagtatacataatatatattatgagataataattatataagaaaatgcgcatataaaaaaaggattaaTAAATTCAACCCCTTATTCATAATTGTTTTCTCTAACTTAGTgcttataatattatttcatataactttttttcaaGATCTTAAGAATGTGTAATATGTCCTTTGtattattaacaatatttattctaattaataaaattaattactactaatattattatttactatagtgaattaattatatcaataaaatttaattacttttattaggtggtaatttaaatttgaaaaaaataataaaaacatatgataaaaagtaaattatttaatagataatatataagtgaaaaattaataaaaaatcaaaaacaaaaattttataatgttatttaaaacatGTAAAGACTGGgagaaatatatttctgtatTAAAAGgggaaatattttattaaatagtGCAATTATGACTGATATAAGTTTTTAcatactaattttttatcatatttataacaatttattttttaagagtCGCAATACTCTTAATTTATACTATTGTCTCACAtgtaagaataaaattttttgaaatatatatatttagtaattttgataaaaaaatatatatatatatatatatatatatattacaataacTAGAACAGTTTCtatagaataattatataaatatagttCTAAATGTAAAAGCCAAATAGTTATTCACAATAAgggaaatgaaaatattacaaaattatattatatatataaaataaattaaataaataaaatgaataaatatatatttcacataaattataatttatgtacattaaaaaagggataaaaacaaattattctgttatgtaatatattaatgaaatagtgttttatttttatagattAATGTTTTtcagaataatattttctgaATAAGTTCTTCAATTTAATGGTAACATATCATagttattttactatttattttttaaaaattaaaaacctttattattttttttaataattctgttttgaatttttaaacCTGAAATATGGTTAACTAACTTCTATAAGCAAcaaatacttatataattttcaatatacgtatataacaatacatactaataaatattttgttcttattttttatatttggtTAATGAACATGAAaattaatgatattttttattatttaacatatcTCATATAGAATGGATAAAATAAGTGAAGAAAATTTGgtatattattgtatattataagattaataatttaatttatttcactgcaaataaaattttcttcttcaaaagtaaaatttaaatatatatagttcatAAATTCTTCTTAATATTCAGAATCAAATTTTAGAAGGATCACCATCAggaaacatatataataatttcaataaaaatttcaGTGGAAGCCAAAACAGTGTTGAGTGTAACGTATTCAATTCAGATAAAACTAATTATCCAGATGGAAGTTATGATCtctgtaaaaaaatttcaagaAATGCGGAGGATTTATCAAAATTGAGAAATAATAGAAGATATGTCTATTATTGTttacattttacatattggatatattataaaataaaaaaaaatttagaaaagaGCTCGGAaagtgaaaaattaaaacatctTATTAAGTTTttggatataaaaaaaagtatttatagAGATTATCACTTATATAATTGTCTACCTAACATTAATGATAATCATATAAACGAATTGAATGAAAAGGTAGAACAGAAATATTTGTTtgattattttgaaaattatgattatattaaaaCGTTTAATACTTGTAATACGGTAAAATTCAgtgaatatgaaaaataccTTAATCAGATAAGTGAACTATACATAAAgcataaaaaagataaagaatgttgtaataattcattttggGATGATTGTGGAGagtattttaaatgtaaaaaggaATTTGATCCTACTAAATTCATAACTTCATTAAAGTCTAAAGGAAATAACTGTAATATCTTagaaaaaatacagaaaacTCTGAGCTCCCAAAGTGATTTTATgaattcaatttattttattgggTGTAGAGATATTACAGATGATAGACCTACAGCAAATAGACTTAAAAGTGGAAAACAGCAATGCAATGTGTTTCCAGCATCACCTAGTTCACTGAATAATCCATTATCACCATTTGTTCAACCTCCTCCTGCTCATGCTACTTTTGCAATCGTCAGACAAACAGGAACACTGGAATCTACTAAATTAGGACTAGAGAATCAAGCATCAAGCGAAATTTCAGAACAACAAAGTCCATCATCCAATTTACGGTCATTAGATAAAAAGCAGACTAAAAGTAGTAGTAAAGCGCAAGCCGTTTGTGAAAAACCTGGATTTCTAAGAGATTCATCAGGAAATTGCAGGGAACCAAGTGTACGTGAAACAGGAACTATTAGATTAAAGCTGAATGAATATCACCCCGATAAAAC
This window harbors:
- a CDS encoding PIR protein, with the translated sequence MDKISEENLNQILEGSPSGNIYNNFNKNFSGSQNSVECNVFNSDKTNYPDGSYDLCKKISRNAEDLSKLRNNRRYVYYCLHFTYWIYYKIKKNLEKSSESEKLKHLIKFLDIKKSIYRDYHLYNCLPNINDNHINELNEKVEQKYLFDYFENYDYIKTFNTCNTVKFSEYEKYLNQISELYIKHKKDKECCNNSFWDDCGEYFKCKKEFDPTKFITSLKSKGNNCNILEKIQKTLSSQSDFMNSIYFIGCRDITDDRPTANRLKSGKQQCNVFPASPSSLNNPLSPFVQPPPAHATFAIVRQTGTLESTKLGLENQASSEISEQQSPSSNLRSLDKKQTKSSSKAQAVCEKPGFLRDSSGNCREPSVRETGTIRLKLNEYHPDKTKAIISFNNSSVSSSTLNNNIFRVGIAFAFIVGIISTIFIYYKFTPFGKYFHKKISRRKRIDDYYDNPYMRHFIIHAPKSVKRKVGTRGLRFSYYSS